Proteins encoded in a region of the Schistocerca serialis cubense isolate TAMUIC-IGC-003099 chromosome 6, iqSchSeri2.2, whole genome shotgun sequence genome:
- the LOC126483850 gene encoding UPF0449 protein C19orf25 homolog — MFSTEMFKKKPNIPPRPSPPGISQLLADLDNSDCDDIVFQRNKLALENLLNEIENSEEDSGAGDDENDPEKLYLRVKNFVETNNILHEYVKTLEQQNDNLQICDAELKRIAEEIRKQAQQALK, encoded by the exons ATGTTTTCGACAGAAATGTTTAAGAAGAAACCAAACATTCCTCCACGACCATCTCCCCCAGGAATATCTCAGTTATTAGCAGATCTAGATAACTCGGATTGTGATGACATTGTTTTCCAGAGAAATAAACTTGCTTTAG AAAATTTGCTGAATGAAATTGAAAACAGTGAAGAAGACAGCGGTGCTGGCGATGATGAAAATGACCCAGAAAAATTGTATCTGCGGgtgaaaaattttgtggaaacAAATAATATACTGCACGAATACGTGAAAACATTGGAGCAACAAAATGACAACCTTCAAATCTGTGACGCTGAATTGAAACGAATAGCGGAAGAGATCCGGAAACAGGCGCAACAAGCGCTAAAGTGA